A portion of the Candidatus Methanomethylicota archaeon genome contains these proteins:
- a CDS encoding adenylosuccinate synthetase → MPLTVVVGGFFGDEGKGKIVSYLALKDKIDIAVRTGSVNAGHTVVWNNVTYRLRLIPSAFVYENARLLIAAGANINPKILLEEIETTKTHNRVGVDNQASIIEEHHIEEDRSDQHLSKNIGTTGQGVGPAIADRVKRKAKLARDIPELKKYLTDVALEVNEAIDDGRKVILEGTQATFLSLYHGTYPYVTGRDTTASAICSEVGVGPKKVDEVLVVFKAYVTRVGGGPLPNELTLEEIERRGWVERGTVTGRVRRAAPFNIEYAKRAVMLNSATQIAITKMDALFPECRGMRCFEELPRDAKKFVEWIEGELKVPVTLIGTGAEIEDIIDLREDKCKK, encoded by the coding sequence GTGCCTCTAACAGTTGTGGTTGGAGGATTCTTCGGAGATGAGGGAAAGGGGAAGATAGTATCATACCTAGCATTGAAAGATAAAATAGACATAGCTGTAAGAACGGGATCAGTGAATGCTGGACATACAGTGGTATGGAACAACGTGACATATAGGCTTAGACTAATACCAAGCGCATTCGTATATGAAAATGCTAGATTGCTAATAGCGGCAGGGGCAAATATAAACCCAAAAATATTGTTAGAGGAAATAGAAACGACGAAAACACATAATAGGGTTGGCGTAGATAACCAAGCCTCAATAATAGAGGAACACCATATAGAGGAAGATAGATCAGACCAACACCTATCAAAAAACATAGGAACCACGGGGCAAGGAGTTGGACCAGCAATAGCAGATAGAGTTAAGAGAAAGGCGAAACTTGCAAGAGACATACCAGAATTGAAGAAGTACCTAACAGACGTAGCCTTAGAAGTAAATGAAGCCATTGATGATGGAAGGAAGGTAATATTAGAGGGGACGCAAGCCACATTCCTCTCATTATATCATGGAACATACCCATACGTTACTGGAAGGGATACCACAGCATCAGCAATATGTAGTGAAGTGGGGGTGGGGCCAAAGAAGGTGGATGAAGTGTTAGTAGTATTCAAAGCATATGTAACGAGGGTTGGAGGGGGACCTCTACCAAACGAACTCACATTAGAGGAAATAGAGAGAAGAGGGTGGGTTGAAAGGGGAACCGTGACCGGTAGAGTTAGGAGAGCTGCTCCATTCAACATAGAGTATGCCAAGAGAGCTGTAATGCTTAACAGCGCCACTCAAATAGCAATAACGAAGATGGATGCACTATTCCCAGAATGTAGGGGGATGAGATGCTTCGAAGAACTACCAAGAGATGCTAAGAAATTCGTGGAGTGGATTGAAGGGGAACTGAAAGTACCAGTTACATTGATAGGGACGGGAGCTGAAATTGAAGACATAATAGATCTCAGAGAAGATAAATGCAAGAAATAA
- a CDS encoding helix-turn-helix domain-containing protein: MKEIEGNSGVLRVEGDKIIEIASILSSKTRLEILRRTLNTEVDVDELAKEINQSKANTSAQIRILEKAGLVKTIYKPGIRGVKKICTSNVREIVFVLK; this comes from the coding sequence ATGAAGGAAATTGAGGGGAATAGTGGAGTTTTAAGGGTTGAGGGAGATAAGATAATTGAGATAGCATCCATACTCTCATCAAAAACGAGACTCGAAATACTTAGAAGAACATTGAATACTGAAGTGGACGTAGATGAACTTGCAAAGGAGATAAATCAAAGCAAAGCTAACACAAGTGCTCAAATAAGGATATTGGAGAAAGCGGGACTCGTAAAAACAATATATAAACCTGGAATTAGAGGTGTGAAGAAGATTTGCACTTCCAATGTTAGGGAGATAGTATTTGTTTTAAAGTAA
- a CDS encoding recombinase RecA — MLERISTGISKLDEIIGGGFIKGRTYLIAGGTGTGKTIMSLQYMLDGLRKNETCVYISLDDRISNVLTGALNLGWNFDQYVKSGNFIPFEIRLKTEDLKHGKESRSFVKHILQYTGKRKIDRLVLDPISSLVQGAGDLLWVREYVREIVSYIEEEIGSTTVITADIPSGSSALSRYGVEEFISSGIIVLDIFEHGPNLYRVLYARKMRWSPMDMSKYVFEIVPNDGIVILGKLTTILHKHSQSHEKQTP, encoded by the coding sequence ATGCTTGAGAGGATTTCAACTGGCATAAGTAAACTTGATGAAATTATTGGTGGAGGGTTCATTAAGGGGAGGACGTATCTCATTGCCGGGGGGACTGGGACTGGTAAGACGATAATGTCTCTGCAATACATGTTGGATGGCTTAAGGAAGAATGAAACATGCGTTTACATATCCCTTGATGACCGTATATCCAATGTTTTAACTGGAGCTTTAAATCTTGGTTGGAATTTCGATCAATATGTTAAATCTGGAAACTTCATACCCTTTGAGATTAGGTTGAAGACTGAGGATTTAAAGCATGGTAAGGAGTCTAGGTCTTTTGTGAAGCATATACTTCAGTATACTGGTAAGAGGAAGATTGATAGGCTTGTTCTTGACCCCATTTCCTCATTGGTTCAGGGTGCTGGAGACTTGTTGTGGGTTAGGGAGTATGTTAGGGAGATTGTAAGCTATATTGAGGAGGAGATTGGATCCACAACTGTCATAACGGCTGATATTCCATCGGGCTCAAGTGCGCTTAGCAGGTATGGTGTGGAGGAATTCATATCCTCTGGCATAATTGTCTTGGACATATTTGAGCATGGACCAAACCTATACAGGGTTCTGTATGCACGTAAAATGAGGTGGTCTCCAATGGATATGAGTAAGTACGTTTTTGAAATAGTCCCAAACGATGGTATTGTGATTCTCGGTAAGCTTACCACAATCCTCCATAAGCATTCGCAAAGTCATGAGAAGCAGACCCCTTGA
- a CDS encoding NAD+ synthase, with amino-acid sequence MLYDLDWGAVAEHICSGIKGFVPSWSRGVVVGLSGGLDSSTVAFLCVKALGSSRVLGLILPDSDVTPREDFDDAIMVAKLLGIEYRVLDIKPILGAFMDSLKVFGSPSRLSVGNLRARIRMCINYYFANLEGWIVAGSGDKSEILLGYFTKYGDGGCDFLPIGSLYKTQVKLLASFLGVPSRIVSKPSSPALWPGHLAEDELGYPYSFIDPILYLLVDVGLTPVEVASKLNVSLNDVLKIKGMVDSSSHKRSFPKIIELPMSLMRRA; translated from the coding sequence TTGCTCTACGATCTAGATTGGGGTGCTGTTGCGGAGCACATATGTAGTGGTATTAAGGGTTTTGTTCCAAGCTGGTCTAGGGGTGTTGTGGTTGGGTTAAGTGGAGGCTTAGATTCCTCTACTGTTGCATTTCTCTGTGTTAAGGCTCTTGGTTCAAGTAGGGTTTTGGGTTTAATTCTCCCAGATTCTGATGTCACTCCAAGAGAGGATTTTGATGATGCAATTATGGTTGCAAAACTTCTCGGTATAGAGTATAGGGTTTTGGATATTAAGCCCATTTTGGGAGCCTTTATGGATTCACTTAAGGTTTTTGGTTCACCATCAAGGCTTTCTGTGGGGAATTTGAGGGCTAGGATTAGGATGTGCATTAACTATTATTTCGCTAATCTTGAGGGGTGGATTGTGGCTGGCTCTGGGGATAAGAGTGAGATACTTTTAGGTTACTTCACCAAGTATGGTGATGGTGGATGCGACTTCCTACCCATAGGCTCATTGTATAAGACTCAAGTTAAGCTTCTTGCCAGCTTCCTCGGGGTTCCATCTAGGATTGTGAGTAAGCCTAGTAGTCCAGCTTTGTGGCCTGGTCATCTTGCTGAAGATGAGCTTGGATACCCATATAGCTTCATAGATCCAATATTATACTTACTTGTGGATGTTGGTTTAACCCCTGTGGAGGTTGCTTCGAAGCTTAATGTTAGTTTAAATGATGTTCTCAAGATTAAGGGGATGGTGGATTCATCATCACATAAACGTTCCTTCCCAAAGATAATTGAGTTGCCTATGAGTTTGATGAGAAGAGCTTAA